The nucleotide sequence GGTCGCCGGGGCCGTAGAGGTTCGACGGCATCGCGCTGATGGCGTTGAAGCCGTACTGGCGCCGGTAGGCCTGGCACATGGTGATGCCGGCGATCTTGGCGATCGCGTAGGGCTTGTTCGACGGCTCCATGGCGCCGGTCAGCAGGGCCTCCTCCTTCACCGGCTGTTCGGCGAACTTCGGATAGAGGCATGAGGAGCCGAGGAACAGGAGCTTCTTCACTCCGCTGCGCCAGGCGGCGTCGATGACGTTCGTCTGGATCAGCAGGTTGTCGCGGATGAAGTCGGCGCTGAAGCGCTCGTTCGCCAGGATGCCGCCGACCTTGGCGGCGGCAAGGAAGACGTACTCGATCTTCTCGCGGTCGAAGAAGCTCCTGACCGCCGCCTGGTCGGTGAGGTCGAGCTGCGAGCGGTCGCGCAGGACGAGGTCGGTGCAGCCCGCCTCCGCCAGCCTGCGCAGGATGGCCGACCCGGCAAGGCCCCGGTGGCCGGCGACGAAGATACGGCTGTTGCGGTCCATGGGCTCCATCTCCCTTTTCCTCGCTGCCTTACTCTGCCGCCTGGCCGACCGGGCCGGCCGCGACCGACCGGGTGCGGGCGGCGTACCAGTCGACGACGCCCGGCAGGCCCTGGGCCAGCGGGATGCGCGGGGTGAAGCCCAGCGCGGTCAGGCGGCTGATGTCGGGGCAGCGGCGGTCGGTGCCGCCGGGAGCCGGCGGGCCTGCCAACACCTCGGCCTCGCGGCCGAGGCAGGCGACCGTCTGCCGGGCCAGCTCGGCGATCGAGACCTCCTCCGGGTTGCCGACATGGTAGATGCCGAGATGCTCGCCCCGCTCCACCACCGTCACGATGCCGTCGATGGCGTCGTCGATGTGGACGAAGGCGCGGGTCTGGCTGCCGTCGCCCTGGATGGGGAAGGGCACGAGGCCGGTCGGCGCCAGGTCGACGGCGGCGACGGCGCGGCGCACGAACTCCGGCACCACATGCTCCCAGCCCATGTCGGGGCCGTAGACGTTGTGCGGACGGAAGATCGCGACGCGGTCGAAGCCGGTGCGGCCCCAGTTGACCGCCAGCAGCTCGGAGATCAGCTTGGAGCCGCCGTAGCTGTAGCGGGCGTTCAGCACGTCCGGCACGACCAGCGGGACGTCCTCCGGGGTCGGGATCGCCGGCGGGGTCTGGTAGGCCTCGGAGGAGGAGGCGACGACGAGGTTGCCGACGCCGTTGGCGCGGCAGGCGTCCAGCACGTTCAGCATGCCGCGCACGCCGACGTCCAGCACCACCTCGGGCTTCTCGTAGAAGTGCTTGGTGCCGTTGACGGCGGCGAGGTGGAGGACGCTGTCGACCCCCTTCACGGCCTTCGACACGGCGTCGGCGTCGCGGATGTCGCCCTGGACGAACTCCACGGCCTCCAGCACGTCATGCAGACGGCCGGTGTGGCCGCGCGAGTTGTCGTCGAGCACGCGCACCTTGTGGCCGTCGCGCACCAGGCGACGCACCAGGGCCGCGCCGATGAACCCGCTGCCGCCCGTGACGAGATAGTGAGTCATAATCTCCAAACCCTTCTTGTTCCTGGAACTTTTCCCGCCGAACCCGGTCAGGCGACATGCGCGAAGCGCGCCGCCCCGTGGCTGCCCAGCGCCACGTAGGCGGTGCCGTCCGGCAGGTCCACGTCGCGGCTGTTGAAGTTGTTCCAGAAGTCGTAGATCACGCCCGGCCGGTCCATGCGGTCCGCCAGATCGGGCAGCGGCATGGAGGTGAAGACCGGGTGGTTGTTCAGGATGACCGCCAGATTGGCGCCCGACACGGCCTCCGCCATGCTCGGCGCCGGCTCCAGCCCGAAGGAGCGGATGTCCTCCGGCGTGACGACGGCGTCGAAGCCGCGCCAGCGGGCGTTGGGGAAGCGGGTGCGCAGCTCGTCGAAGACCGGCTTGGCCATGGTGCCGCGCAGGTCGTCGGTCGCCGGCCGCCCCTTGAAGGCCAGACCCATCAGGCTGATGGTCGGCTGCCTGGGGAAGCCCTGCATGGAGTTGGCGAGGCGTCCGAGGAACTCCGCCACCTCGATCGGCTGGGTTTCGTTGATGCGGCGGCCGGCGGCGGTGATCGGCATGTCGACGCCGAAGGCGCTCGCCGCCTCGATCAGGATGTGCGGGTCCTTCTCCAGGCAGGGGCCGCCCACCGGGCCCGGCAGCGGCAGGTTGGTGCGCGGGTAGCCGAGCTTGCCGGCGCGCGCGACCTCGACGGCCGAGATCTCCATGGCGTTGCACAGCCGTGCGATCTCGTTGGAGAAGGCGAAGGTGACGTCGCGGTAGGTGTTGTCGACCAGCTTGATCAGTTCCGCCGTCTCCAGCGTCGAGACCTTCACGGTGGTCGGGTGAGGAAGCCGAAGATCTGGGCGGCGCGGGTGGCCACCTCCATGCTCTCGGCCCCGATGATCTGGGGAAGCTGGTTCAGCTCGATCAGCGCCTGGCCTTCCAGGGTGCGCTCCGGGCAGAAGGCGATGTCGAAGCGCTTGCCGGTGGCGCGCAGGATCGGCGCCACGATGTTGCGGGTGGTGCCGAGCTTGACCGTCGAGCGCAGGATGACGAGGTCGCCGTCATTCAGGCAGGCGGCCACCTGGCGGGTCGCGGCCTCGATCATGTCGGTGCGCACATGGCCGTCCTTGGCGAGCGGCGTGCCGACCGTGATGATGTAGACGCTCGACGTCTCGCAGCCCTCATGGCTGTCGGAGAAGGTGAAGCGCCCCCGCGCCGTCACATGGCGCAGCTTCTCGGTGAGGCCGGGTTCGTGGAAGTGGGGGATGCCCTTGCCCAGCTTGTCCAGCACGTCGCGCCGGATCTCGACACCGTGCACCTGGAAGCCGGCGTCCGCCATGGCGACCGCGAGCGTCAGCCCGACATAGCCAAGGCCGAGGACGCAGACGTTGCGGTCGGTGAAAGTCTTGGGAAGCATAGTCGTTCGATCCTGCCTCTGTTGGTCAGCCGTCGATCAACGAGCGCATAGTCCAGAGAAATGACCCGCCTCGCCTGCGATGGACCGACTCCGAACGCCGGTTGTATGCGAAGGTTCCGGGTCTCGTTAGTGACGGGAAAGGGGAGCGGAGGTATTCATTCGAGGGGTCCGACTCTCCTTGATCCCCGTCTGGTGATACTTCGGAAATGGTGCGCTGCATCATTCGGGTGAGGATGGCCGTCATGCCGTCACCCCTTTCAGCCGGCGCAGGCGGGCCGGCCGGATCAGGCCGGTCAGCACGGCCATCGCCCCATAGATCCCGACGATGACGATGCCGCCGCCGAGAACGGTGAGCAGGGCGTGGGGCTGCGCATCCTCCGGGATCGCCCGCTCCAGCGCGCCCCAGCCGCCCATGGCGACCAGCGCGCAGAGCAGGGCCCGCCCGGCGATGCCGCCATAGAGCCGCCCGACCGCCTTGCGGTGGTGCCAGGCCATGCCGGCGGTGGAGGCGACGACCGACGCCACCGTCGCGACGGCCGCGCCCTCGATCCCGTAGCGCGGGATCAGGACGACGTTCAGCGCCGCATTGACCGCGCCGCCGCCGAGGATGGCGGCCATGTAGGCGGTCTGCCGGTGCCACAGCATCAGCGGGTTGCCCAGCACCATGTTCAGGTAGGTCAGCGCCGTCGCCACCATCAGCAGCCGCAGCGCGTCGGTGGCCGGGGCGTAGTCCGGACCGAACAGCAGCGCCACGATGGCCGGGGCGAGCGCCAGCCCGCCGGCGGCCACCAGGAAGCCGGCCGACAGCATGGCGGTGGCGAAATCCTCCATCCGCCGCCGCACCAGGCCGCTGTCGCCATAGGCGGCGGCGAGCTGCGGCAGGAAGGCGTTCATGACGATGTGGCCGGCCGTGCAGGACAGCACATAGACCCGCACGGCCGAGCTGTACCAGCCGACCTCGCCCTCGCTGCGCAGGAAGCCCAGCATCACGAGGTCGAGGTGCGAGAAGACCGCCCAGGCGAAGGCGCTGACCGCCATCGGGGCGGCCGGGCGCAGGATGGCGCCCCAGGCCTTCAGGTCCACCCGCGGGCGCAGCCGGCCGAAGTCGCGGTGGAAGCGCGCCAGCATCAGCGCGGCATTGATGACCAGAGAGCCGGCGGTGATGCCGGCGGCGATCGGCGCATCCTCCGGCCCGCGCACCAGCAGAAGGACCAGCACCATGCTGCCGAGCGAGGTGCCGATCTCGCGCGAGGCGATGACGCCCATCCGCTCCGTCGCCTGATAGACGAAGTCGAGCACCAGCGCGTTGCCGAGGAGCTGGACCGCCTGGACCAGCAGCACCGTCCTGACCAGGGCCGACTTGTCGAGGGTCAGCACGAAGGCGGCATAGGCGGTGCCGACGACGACCGCCAGCAGGACGCGCAGGGTCAGCACATGTTCGGCCAGCACCGTCACCTGGGCGCGGTCGCGGGCGATCTCGCGCACCGCGTAGGTGGACAGGCCGAGATTGACGAACAGCGCCGCCCAGGCCATCAGCGAGGTGCCGAAGCCCAGCACGCCGAAGCTCTCCGGTCCCAGTACGCGCGCCGTCCATGCGGCGGTCACCAGGGCGCCCAGCAGCGTGGCGGCCTTGGCGACCGCGAGCGCGCGGATGTTGAGGAGAAGGCGGCGTCCGGCGGTCATGCGATCCTGCGGTCGGCTGGAAGGGCGGTCGGCTGAAAGATTGGCGGGCCTCCCCCCGTCCCCGATGGGCCTGGGGCCGACGGGGGCGGGGAGGAGACCGGCTGGCGGGGTGGTTGGCGGTACGGCTGGCGCCGGCTGTCAGGTGGCCCGGCTGTCAGTTGGCGTAGTAGCGCCGGTAGCCGTGGTAGCGGCCGCTGTCCGGGAACTCGTACTGGGCGTGGCGGCGCAGATCGACCTGGCTGAACAGGAAGCCCACGACCTCGCCACCGGCCTCGACGACCTCCTTCAGGCCGGTCAGGGCGGTCTCGCGCCGGGTGTCGCCCCAGCGGACGATGAAGACCGTCTGGTCGGCCATCGCAGCCAGCAGCTTGCTCTCGGACACCGCCAGCACCGGCGGCGAGTCGAGGATCACGCGGTCGTATTCCATCGACAGGCGGCTGATGAGCTGGTGCATGCGGTTGGAGCCCAGCATGTCCTGCGGCAGCGCGTTGCCGCGGCCGGTGGCGATGAAGTGCAGGCCGGTGCGCGGGTCGGTCTGGATGACGTCGCCGATCGCCGCCTCGCCGGTCAGCACCTCGAACAGGCCGCGGTCGTTGCGCAGGTTCAGCATGCCGTGCAGGCTTTTGCGCCGCATGTCGCAGTCGATCAGGATCGTGCGCTGGCCGGAGTTGGCGCAGATGCGGGCGAAGGCCGCGGCCACCGAGCTCTTGCCCTCGCCGGGGACGGAGGAGCTGAACAGCGTGACCTTCTGCCGGCCGTCCGGATTGGCGAGCAGCAGCGAGGTGCGCAGGCTCTGGATCGACTCCGCGAAGGTCGACAGCGGCTTGTCCACCACGTAGGAGGCGGGGGAGCCGGCCAGCCGCGGGATGCGCGGCACGAGGCCCAGGCTGCGCACGCCGGTCGCCGTCTCGAACTGGTGGGGGCTGCGGAAGCCCGTTTCCGACCGTTCGCGCAGCATCGCCAGCAGGACGCCCAGCGTGCCCGAGGTGATCAGGGCCAGCAGGATGATCAGCTTGCGGTTCGGCTGGGACGGGTTGAGGGGGATCGCCGCCTCGGACACCACGCGGGCATCGGGCTGCTGGATGTCGGTCTGGGCCGCGATCTCCTGGAAGCGGGTCAGCAGGGCCTCGTACATGGTCTGCGAGGTCTCGGCGTCACGCTCCAGCGTCCGCAGGCCGACGGTGGACTTCTGCAGCTCGTCCTGCTTGGCCTGCATCTGGTCCAGGCTGGTCTTCAGCCCGGCCTCGCGCGATTTCGCCAGCTCCACCTCGTTGGCGAGGTTGGAGACGATCTTGCCGACGTCCGTCTTGATCTGCCCCTGCAGGTCGCGCAGCTCGCTCTGCAGCGACTGCAGCATCGGGTGCTTGTTGC is from Azospirillum thermophilum and encodes:
- a CDS encoding GDP-L-fucose synthase family protein, with the protein product MDRNSRIFVAGHRGLAGSAILRRLAEAGCTDLVLRDRSQLDLTDQAAVRSFFDREKIEYVFLAAAKVGGILANERFSADFIRDNLLIQTNVIDAAWRSGVKKLLFLGSSCLYPKFAEQPVKEEALLTGAMEPSNKPYAIAKIAGITMCQAYRRQYGFNAISAMPSNLYGPGDHYEPENSHVLPGLIRRFHDARIDGQPSVTLWGTGTPRREFLYIDDLADACLHLMDSYDGEDIINVGPGEDIAIADLANLIRGTVGYEGALTHDLSKPDGHPRKLMDVSRLFATGWRPKVSLEEGVRRSYEWFLANGARTAPETPARSTQAAE
- a CDS encoding NAD-dependent epimerase/dehydratase family protein, translated to MTHYLVTGGSGFIGAALVRRLVRDGHKVRVLDDNSRGHTGRLHDVLEAVEFVQGDIRDADAVSKAVKGVDSVLHLAAVNGTKHFYEKPEVVLDVGVRGMLNVLDACRANGVGNLVVASSSEAYQTPPAIPTPEDVPLVVPDVLNARYSYGGSKLISELLAVNWGRTGFDRVAIFRPHNVYGPDMGWEHVVPEFVRRAVAAVDLAPTGLVPFPIQGDGSQTRAFVHIDDAIDGIVTVVERGEHLGIYHVGNPEEVSIAELARQTVACLGREAEVLAGPPAPGGTDRRCPDISRLTALGFTPRIPLAQGLPGVVDWYAARTRSVAAGPVGQAAE
- a CDS encoding UDP binding domain-containing protein — protein: MKVSTLETAELIKLVDNTYRDVTFAFSNEIARLCNAMEISAVEVARAGKLGYPRTNLPLPGPVGGPCLEKDPHILIEAASAFGVDMPITAAGRRINETQPIEVAEFLGRLANSMQGFPRQPTISLMGLAFKGRPATDDLRGTMAKPVFDELRTRFPNARWRGFDAVVTPEDIRSFGLEPAPSMAEAVSGANLAVILNNHPVFTSMPLPDLADRMDRPGVIYDFWNNFNSRDVDLPDGTAYVALGSHGAARFAHVA
- a CDS encoding NAD(P)-binding domain-containing protein, with amino-acid sequence MLPKTFTDRNVCVLGLGYVGLTLAVAMADAGFQVHGVEIRRDVLDKLGKGIPHFHEPGLTEKLRHVTARGRFTFSDSHEGCETSSVYIITVGTPLAKDGHVRTDMIEAATRQVAACLNDGDLVILRSTVKLGTTRNIVAPILRATGKRFDIAFCPERTLEGQALIELNQLPQIIGAESMEVATRAAQIFGFLTRPP
- a CDS encoding oligosaccharide flippase family protein, coding for MTAGRRLLLNIRALAVAKAATLLGALVTAAWTARVLGPESFGVLGFGTSLMAWAALFVNLGLSTYAVREIARDRAQVTVLAEHVLTLRVLLAVVVGTAYAAFVLTLDKSALVRTVLLVQAVQLLGNALVLDFVYQATERMGVIASREIGTSLGSMVLVLLLVRGPEDAPIAAGITAGSLVINAALMLARFHRDFGRLRPRVDLKAWGAILRPAAPMAVSAFAWAVFSHLDLVMLGFLRSEGEVGWYSSAVRVYVLSCTAGHIVMNAFLPQLAAAYGDSGLVRRRMEDFATAMLSAGFLVAAGGLALAPAIVALLFGPDYAPATDALRLLMVATALTYLNMVLGNPLMLWHRQTAYMAAILGGGAVNAALNVVLIPRYGIEGAAVATVASVVASTAGMAWHHRKAVGRLYGGIAGRALLCALVAMGGWGALERAIPEDAQPHALLTVLGGGIVIVGIYGAMAVLTGLIRPARLRRLKGVTA
- a CDS encoding GumC family protein is translated as MATQDVQEQPTRRNIGPVSYDLSVTAANAVRRTTGMLLRHKLLIGTVIVLGTGIATVAAMRMTPLYTAETLIMVEHRKNTVMAFQEVVSELNPDIGVLQSEVAILKSPAFAEKVVDKLGLMNDPEFNGALRPETGGLMAALNPKNWIPKSWMDALRGRSEEFTLSADEVARNQRTSVVNTFLDNLSVRPQGRSYVIAVDYDSEDPRKASLIANTIAELYLVDQLDEKLKASQRATRWLEERITELRSEAKTTGDALEKYRAQNGLTATNGENTIISQQLAELNTNYILARTKRQEAEAKYREVTALANSPRGVSALGDVLGSPLIQALRQQEVELQRKIADAANRYGNKHPMLQSLQSELRDLQGQIKTDVGKIVSNLANEVELAKSREAGLKTSLDQMQAKQDELQKSTVGLRTLERDAETSQTMYEALLTRFQEIAAQTDIQQPDARVVSEAAIPLNPSQPNRKLIILLALITSGTLGVLLAMLRERSETGFRSPHQFETATGVRSLGLVPRIPRLAGSPASYVVDKPLSTFAESIQSLRTSLLLANPDGRQKVTLFSSSVPGEGKSSVAAAFARICANSGQRTILIDCDMRRKSLHGMLNLRNDRGLFEVLTGEAAIGDVIQTDPRTGLHFIATGRGNALPQDMLGSNRMHQLISRLSMEYDRVILDSPPVLAVSESKLLAAMADQTVFIVRWGDTRRETALTGLKEVVEAGGEVVGFLFSQVDLRRHAQYEFPDSGRYHGYRRYYAN